A region of the Planktothrix tepida PCC 9214 genome:
ACGATATTTTTTCAATTCTGTTATGAACACTGCCAAATAAAGGAATATAAAAGTTATTTTGACTTAAAAGGGAAAGTCTATCTTTTATAGCTTGTTCAGATGGGTGACCATCTTCATCAATTAGGCTTGTATTAAACAAAAGTTTAAATTGATCTAAACTTGGCGAAACACTAGAATTTGTTTGAGTAATCTGATGGGGTTTCCACATCCACTTCACAGATGCTTCAGTATCGGATAAATAGTCTTCTGTTCGATAATCTTCAACCAAAGATAAAATTAAATTTCCCACAGCTTGAGTGGTAAAGTTTTCATAAATGTATTGTCTAGCATTCTTTCCTAGCCAATTTCTTAACTCTAAATTTTCATATAATTTCCTCATCGCAGTCGAAAGCTCATCCTCATTTACACTGGCCCATTTGTGACCTAGATAAAGTTCATCAGAACCATATAAATGTGGATCTGTATAGACTAGGCGACCATTATGACTAATTAATATTGAGTTTGAAGAGTTCATAAATTCAACATTGGCTGACCAGTCTATGCCAATACAGGCTTTACTCAAAGCCATTGCTTGCATACAAGGTAAATCCCATCCTTTTGCTCGCTCAGTAGATACATAAACACTACAAGAATTGTAGAGATTAAGCATTTGATCAAAAGAGAAATCACCTCCTATAATTTTAACTAATTTTTTAAATTTATCGGTATGGCAAATTTCCTGCAAAGGGTTATCAATGAATTTTTTTAAATTATGTTCTGAAGTATTAGCGGGAAGTTTCAGCAAAAAACAAACACGATCATCAATTTCAAACTCCTTTAAAAAACTTCTAATAGCTGTTGCTATATCTTTTCTATTAAAGTTAGAAACCACCATTAAAAACATAGTTGTTTCAACTATATCTAAAGAAAAAACTTCTTTGCTTAAAAGATCTGTAAATTCTAAGACCTTAATTAGGGGGACATTCGTATAAATTTCTAAGTCTAGGCACAAAGGTACTAATTTTATAGATCTTGCTGGAACTCCAGAATTAACAAATACATCTTTACAGTGATGTGATGAAGCCCAAAATTCCTGAACGTTAGAATTAATGGATGATATCCATTTCTCTGGAACCCCTGTAACTTCACAAAATGAATAACCAATTGTTCTAACTAGACCCTGAGCCGATAATTGATAAAAACGAAGGGGAACTTCTTGAATAATAGCTATAAATTTAAGCCCTATCGTATTTGATTTAAAATAGACACAATTCTCATCTTTTTCCCAACTAACTTGAGGGTGAGGTTTGGGAGAAAAAATAAGATTCTTCTCAATATCAATCCCATAAATGTAACAACCTTGCTGCTTTAACGATTCAAAATGATTCCGGGTTGCATCAGCATAACCGACTGAACTTTGAAAACGACCAAACCAAAGAAATACTTTATCTTTCATAATTCATCTATTGTCCTGTACGATATTACGCTGTGAGTGATTTTAATAAAAGCTCTTCGTAAATTTAAAAATTTACTTTTTTAGGGAAAATTCTGCCTTCATATTTTCCATGTTTCTCATAGTGTTTAATCGCTGTGTAAGCATTATCTCTCTCGATCAGATTTCGCACGTCAGGATATAACGTTAAGTACATATCTTCGTGAAAGTTATCATAATTTTCATGAGATAATGTTTGTATGCCGAACAGTGCATTATAGTCTACTCGTTCAAAGACTTCTAATTTACCTCCAAATGTGGCATTATATAATTTTATATTACTACTTTCGTAAACTAATCGAGCCAGCTTATAAGCACGTTCAACTCTATCTAGCTTGGGATCATGCCAAGTTTTACCACTGCCGAAATACTGAGGATGAAAATGGTTGGGATCATCACCTGTAGACAGATAAACACCTCCATTAATAATTGTTGTTTGGGGAACTTGGTAAGAAAAGTCCATCCCAATTAAATACACTTCTGAAAACCCCATAAAGTAAGCAAGCTGCAAATTGATAAAGGTGACTGTTTGGCCACAAAATACCCGTTCTGAACTGTCAGTAGAAAATCGGGGAACACGGAAATTTGGACTTTTTCCTTCATAATATCCTTGGTTCATTTTAAACCAAATCACAGAGTCTTTATTATCGTCGTCAATCAAATCATAATAATCAGTCGGAAAAATTTTGATGACCCCTTTATACTGATTAATTCTATCTACATTATCTCTCATGACAGCTTTGTCTTCTACAACATAGAAGGTTGGCTTAAAACCCATTTCATCTGTCTTGTAGAAAATTCCATTGACACCAAATGTTATTTCCGACTCTAAAAGCCGTAAGTCATGCAAATTTAAAGAGGGCCCATTACCAACAATAAAACATCTCTGATTTTTGTACTTGTTTTTCAGTCCTAAAATCCTTTCAGGAGCGATCG
Encoded here:
- a CDS encoding glycosyltransferase — its product is MKDKVFLWFGRFQSSVGYADATRNHFESLKQQGCYIYGIDIEKNLIFSPKPHPQVSWEKDENCVYFKSNTIGLKFIAIIQEVPLRFYQLSAQGLVRTIGYSFCEVTGVPEKWISSINSNVQEFWASSHHCKDVFVNSGVPARSIKLVPLCLDLEIYTNVPLIKVLEFTDLLSKEVFSLDIVETTMFLMVVSNFNRKDIATAIRSFLKEFEIDDRVCFLLKLPANTSEHNLKKFIDNPLQEICHTDKFKKLVKIIGGDFSFDQMLNLYNSCSVYVSTERAKGWDLPCMQAMALSKACIGIDWSANVEFMNSSNSILISHNGRLVYTDPHLYGSDELYLGHKWASVNEDELSTAMRKLYENLELRNWLGKNARQYIYENFTTQAVGNLILSLVEDYRTEDYLSDTEASVKWMWKPHQITQTNSSVSPSLDQFKLLFNTSLIDEDGHPSEQAIKDRLSLLSQNNFYIPLFGSVHNRIEKISLIYSGSISILEKLSSITNIVNNSDSHSFVSQFDSIFLLDECGFEFYDNSHDTMFWIIGNPKYLLKLFDMMNDKKEYINQFDYIFIPIQFYGLIPDHSKFIWINVPPKVDNSWNPTYLDCASCVKGGFVSLSIALQLSAYLGFDLIYLQDDWKTWEYDTTISISSVDVHRVVEKSIKCAEIAGSQVCTLQNSLELSTSILGKNYLRNQPTSKNRKLVESTKTYSKSIWFDGKRNYCFKINKDNLKNLTIDIKLMSFLLGSNEFNKKFPKIICSWEPITVFEFFDKYSIYVKSINQHFYITRDPIFQAWQHLIVVIDNLNQILVYWNDQLVVNQKLQSVLTLENNLYIGKGSPDFPSGRIWKGWIQSFNCYSISLTPEALSNFSRQNRTQDSSIFRL